The DNA segment AATCGTGGCAAAATATCCTGAGTCGGTAATATAGTTTGGTATTCGCCGTTGCCCTTGGCGTCCTCGATCCGCATTACAACGTATTTATTCTGAATAGAACATGAGGAAGGACGTGAACAGGGAGGTCGAGTTCGCCACCAATTGGTTCCGGGAATACTACCGGAGGTCGCCCCCGCCAGCGCCGATGGGGCTACGGGACCGGGAGTTCGGGTTCATGTTCTTCGACCGGGATTTTGTCCGTAGGCATTTGGGGTTCCTAGAGGAGAACGATCTACGGCGATTCCTGTTGAACCAGGTACCCTCTCACGCCTATTTCTCCTCCGCTCTCTACGAAAGACCGTCCGCCCCCACCATGGACCTCAAGGGGTGGAAGGGCGCGGACCTGATATTCGATCTCGACGCGGACCACATTCGCGGGGCGGAAGGCCTGTCGTACGAGGACATGTTGAAATTAGTGAAGAGAGAGACGGCCTCCCTGCTTGACCGCTACATCTTCGGGGAGCTTGGCTTCGATGAGAGGGACGTGCGAATCAGTTTCTCCGGGGGACGCGGCTACCATGTGCATGTGAGCCATCCCAAACTGCTGAAGTTGGGCTCGCATGAACGCGGGGAGATCATCGACTTCGTCACCGGCACGGACCTGGACCTGGAAACTGTGTTCCCCTCCACCGCCTCGATGAAGAAGGATTTCAAGGAACGGGTCAAGGTGGAGCGGGCGGTCAGTGTGCCAGGGGCGGACCAGGGCGGCTGGCGCCGTTTCGGCCGGGAGGCGCTAGAGAAGGTCGCTAACGAGGTGAAAGTAATGAACCATCAGGGGCTTCGAGAAAGATATCCCCTGCTTAGTAACGTCAGGGATAGCACTCTGGAAGAAATGAAACGCTCGCTGCACTCCCGCCGAGGAGAGTCCACAGGGTTGGAGCTGATCCTGAGGGATGACAGTCTGGAGTATCTTACTTCGGACCGCGTGAAGGAACTGTACATGCAGATGGTACAAGAGAGTCTGAAGGAAAGAGTGGCCGGTCAGATCGACGAACCTGTGACCAGAGATGTAAAGCGCCTCATACGCTTGCCTGGTTCGCTCCATGGCAAGACCGGATTGAGGGTCGTCACCGTCAGCCGGGATCAGCTCGATGATTTCGACCCGCTGCAGAACGCCGTGCCGGACGTGTTCCCGGATACTCTGGTGAAAGTGAGGGCCAAGGACAAGTTGGACATCAGGATAAAGGACTTCCAGATAAAGGGGGAGGGGGAGTTGGAGGTCCCCACATACGCCGCTTTGTTCCTGCTCCTACGTCGTTGGGCCTCCCTGAACTGAGATGGGAACCTTTATTAAGTGACCAGTATATTTTTTCCCGGGCGCCATGAAATTCGATAGCGGAAAATTTGAGGGAGGCTATCGTCTCTCGCACATACATCGAACGAGAAGATTCCTCATCATGGTGCAATCGGCGATCGTACTGGTCTTCGCCGTCTACCTACTGGTGGCGGGTGAGGGACTGAGCATCAAACCGTTCTTCTTCAACGTAAACTCCTTCCTGTTCTTCGTGCTCATCATGCTGCTGGTCATCGTCATAGAAGGGTTCATCTTCACCCTGCTGGAGATGCGCTTCATAAAAAGTGACAGCGCCAAGTTCATCGTGACACAACGAGGTTTCCGCTCTTCGATTGTCTGGATAGTCGTTATGCTGGTCGTTCTGTTGATATTGTGGCAGCCCATGCTGCCTGATGCGGTAGAAAAAAATCTGGGAGAGAGCGGCAGTCTCCTGGCCACCTCGAACACGTCTCCGGTCATGGCCACCATGTTCAACGGCGATGCCTTTGGGCTCACTGAGGTCGTGCACATGCAGTTCGAGTCCGATGGTTTGGCGGAGATCTTCATTATAACGGAAGAGAACTACGATCTGTTCGCGAACAGTGGCAAGGATGTGCTCGGCGGATACCGGATCAATATCGCCGATTATCTAGCCGATATGTCCATATCCCTGGATTTCCCGGATACCGTTCACAGCAGGTTCTACATATTGGCGTACAGTGTGAACGATGTGCCGGTTGAGGTCGATTACACCATTACCAGCAACATATCGTCCGCCATGCAGACATACATCCCATTGATAGCCCTGATGTTCCTGGTCACGCACTTGGTCTGGGTAGCGTACACCTTCATGATAGGCAAACGCTACGTCCAGGACGGCATCTACCGGTGAAGGGCGCAACACCCTTGATGCCAAACACCTTTCCAGCCCCTCTCTTCGACCTCATTGATGATCGTGCTTGAAGGGCAGGCCATCCCGGAAGCGCCAGCCTCCAGAGCGGCCATCTCCACGTCCGAGTAGCCCCGGGGTCGCATGCACCCCAGAATAACTGGTCTACCTGTTCCGGTGGCGGCGCTCACCGCCCTCAACAACCTTTCATCCCAGCCTTCGACCTTCTTCCCCAACAACGATAACAAGATCAGACAGGGGACGTCCTCCGTCCCGGCCGTTCGTATGGCATCGAGCTCGATATCTGGATCTCCCAACCCGAGCAGCACGTGCGGCGCCACCTTTCCCGGCGCGGCCCGGCACAGGGATCGGAATGAATGGATCACGTCCTCTGGCGTTCGGTCGAGGTGCATCCTTTCCCGGAGAACGTTCGGGTCGAGCACAAGATCGAATGAGATCCGGTCCGCGCCCGCCCGGCCCATCTCCTCCGCCTCCACATCGGACAGCAGGCCGGGGTGCATATTGATCTTCAAGTTCGTCGTCCTCTTGATGTGGTGCACAACCGGGAGAAACGGGGCCAGGGGTACCTTCCCGTCCTTGTCGCATCCGCCGCTGAGAAGGAATCCCGCGGCTCCTTGTT comes from the Methanomassiliicoccales archaeon genome and includes:
- the priS gene encoding DNA primase catalytic subunit PriS gives rise to the protein MNREVEFATNWFREYYRRSPPPAPMGLRDREFGFMFFDRDFVRRHLGFLEENDLRRFLLNQVPSHAYFSSALYERPSAPTMDLKGWKGADLIFDLDADHIRGAEGLSYEDMLKLVKRETASLLDRYIFGELGFDERDVRISFSGGRGYHVHVSHPKLLKLGSHERGEIIDFVTGTDLDLETVFPSTASMKKDFKERVKVERAVSVPGADQGGWRRFGREALEKVANEVKVMNHQGLRERYPLLSNVRDSTLEEMKRSLHSRRGESTGLELILRDDSLEYLTSDRVKELYMQMVQESLKERVAGQIDEPVTRDVKRLIRLPGSLHGKTGLRVVTVSRDQLDDFDPLQNAVPDVFPDTLVKVRAKDKLDIRIKDFQIKGEGELEVPTYAALFLLLRRWASLN
- a CDS encoding radical SAM protein; the protein is MRTIAFYRPGRTFPTISVTGAECALMCEHCQGRYLQGMLPARSPEELLEIAVRMQEQGAAGFLLSGGCDKDGKVPLAPFLPVVHHIKRTTNLKINMHPGLLSDVEAEEMGRAGADRISFDLVLDPNVLRERMHLDRTPEDVIHSFRSLCRAAPGKVAPHVLLGLGDPDIELDAIRTAGTEDVPCLILLSLLGKKVEGWDERLLRAVSAATGTGRPVILGCMRPRGYSDVEMAALEAGASGMACPSSTIINEVEERGWKGVWHQGCCALHR